Proteins co-encoded in one Sporosarcina sp. FSL K6-1522 genomic window:
- a CDS encoding DUF4288 domain-containing protein, with amino-acid sequence MKVFSVKLLLESIVTPAPIPPSKTFEESIILLRATHKELIEQMVIEHFVNDTYENAIGGQTTWRFVKMLDIFELSDEFEGDIQFKEVYSRFLPFDEMMTAEEAIQLYALDQ; translated from the coding sequence ATGAAAGTCTTTTCTGTTAAATTATTACTCGAATCCATCGTAACACCAGCTCCCATACCACCTTCAAAAACATTTGAAGAATCGATTATTTTGCTTCGGGCCACACATAAAGAATTGATTGAGCAGATGGTTATCGAACATTTCGTCAATGATACTTATGAAAATGCGATTGGCGGTCAAACGACTTGGCGCTTCGTCAAAATGTTAGACATCTTTGAGCTATCCGATGAATTCGAAGGAGATATCCAGTTCAAGGAAGTGTACAGTCGTTTTTTACCGTTTGATGAAATGATGACTGCTGAAGAGGCCATTCAATTATATGCGCTCGATCAATGA
- a CDS encoding SDR family oxidoreductase: MPKDPYEKIDKQVQGQTQPQQPGVEAEMEPAPIYDDEHYKGSGKLQGKNALITGGDSGIGRAVAVAFAKEGANVAIAYLDEQEDIDADKTVKLIEKYGGKALKIRIDISEEEYCEQLIDEVINTFGSLNILVNNAGKQFPQDDISAISADQLRETFDTNFFGLFYLTKAALNHMTKGDTIINTSSITAYNGSAGLMDYSATKGAITSFTRSLALNLAMKGIRVNAVAPGPIWTPLIPATFDKQKVQQHGADTPVKRRGQPAENAPAYVFLASQDSSYMTGQTIHVDGGDFVGS, from the coding sequence TTGCCGAAAGATCCATATGAAAAGATTGATAAACAAGTCCAAGGCCAAACGCAGCCCCAACAACCCGGGGTCGAAGCGGAAATGGAACCGGCACCGATTTATGACGATGAACATTATAAAGGCTCAGGGAAATTACAAGGAAAAAACGCTTTAATTACAGGTGGCGATAGCGGAATCGGGCGTGCAGTTGCGGTCGCTTTTGCCAAGGAAGGTGCGAACGTAGCTATCGCCTATCTGGATGAGCAAGAAGATATCGATGCAGATAAAACCGTAAAACTCATTGAAAAATATGGCGGCAAAGCGCTAAAAATCCGCATTGATATTAGCGAAGAGGAATATTGTGAGCAACTCATTGACGAAGTGATCAATACATTCGGCAGTTTGAATATTCTCGTCAACAATGCTGGAAAACAGTTCCCACAAGATGACATCTCTGCGATTTCTGCTGACCAACTTCGCGAGACATTCGATACCAATTTCTTCGGCCTGTTCTATTTGACGAAAGCGGCATTGAATCATATGACTAAAGGCGATACCATCATCAATACGTCATCTATTACAGCGTATAACGGTTCGGCAGGTTTAATGGATTATTCTGCGACCAAAGGAGCAATTACTTCGTTTACACGTTCACTTGCGCTGAACTTGGCAATGAAAGGAATCCGTGTCAATGCCGTCGCCCCCGGCCCAATTTGGACGCCTCTTATTCCCGCAACGTTTGATAAGCAAAAAGTCCAACAACACGGAGCTGATACGCCAGTAAAACGCCGTGGTCAGCCTGCAGAAAATGCACCCGCTTACGTGTTTTTGGCTTCTCAGGATTCCAGTTACATGACGGGCCAAACCATTCATGTAGATGGTGGCGATTTTGTCGGATCGTAA